One stretch of Prunus persica cultivar Lovell chromosome G1, Prunus_persica_NCBIv2, whole genome shotgun sequence DNA includes these proteins:
- the LOC18791743 gene encoding COP9 signalosome complex subunit 5a, with translation MDAQIAQQTWELENNIIPMDTPPSVAKSKADPSADAIFYYDEAAQAKFQQEKPWTNDPHYFKRVKISALALLKMVVHARSGGTIEVMGLMQGKTDGDAIIVMDAFALPVEGTETRVNAQADAYEYMVDYSQTNKQAGRLENVVGWYHSHPGYGCWLSGIDVSTQMLNQQFQEPFLAVVIDPTRTVSAGKVDIGAFRTYPEGYKPPDDPVSEYQTIPLNKIEDFGVHCKQYYSLDITYFKSSLDCHLLDLLWNKYWVNTLSSSPLLGNGDYVAGQISDLAEKLEQAENHLSHSRFGPLITPPQRKKEEESQLAKITRDSAKITVEQVHGLMSQVIKDILFNSVRQSNKSLTQPSLTEPSDPEPMVES, from the exons ATGGACGCGCAAATAGCCCAGCAGACATGGGAGCTAGAGAACAACATAATCCCCATGGACACGCCTCCGAGCGTGGCGAAGTCGAAGGCGGACCCGTCGGCCGACGCCATATTCTACTACGACGAGGCGGCGCAGGCCAAGTTCCAGCAAGAGAAGCCCTGGACCAACGACCCCCACTACTTCAAGCGCGTCAAGATCTCCGCCCTCGCGCTCTTGAAGATGGTCGTACACGCCCGTTCCGGTGGGACCATCGAGGTCATGGGCCTCATGCAGGGCAAGACGGACGGGGACGCCATTATCGTCATGGACGCTTTTGCTTTGCCTGTTGAAGGGACTGAGACTAGGGTTAATGCTCAGGCCGATGCCTATGAGTACATGGTGGACTATTCCCAGACCAACAAGCAG GCAGGGCGGTTGGAGAATGTGGTTGGGTGGTACCATTCTCATCCTGGTTATGGATGCTGGCTTTCGGGTATTGATGTTTCCACACAGATGCTAAACCAGCAATTTCAGGAGCCCTTTTTGGCTGTTGTTATTGATCCAACTCGGACAGTGTCAGCTGGAAAGGTTGACATCGGTGCATTCAGGACATACCCAGAAGGATATAAGCCTCCAGATGACCCTGTGTCCGAGTATCAGACCATTCCTCTGAACAAAATTGAGGACTTTGGTGTGCACTGTAAACAG tattaTTCTCTGGATATCACTTATTTCAAGTCTTCTCTTGACTGCCACCTCTTGGATCTTCTTTGGAACAAGTATTGGGTGAATACTCTTTCTTCCTCACCTTTATTGGGCAATGGAGATTATGTTGCTGGACAAATTTCTGATCTAG CTGAAAAACTGGAGCAAGCAGAAAATCATTTGTCTCATTCTCGCTTTGGGCCATTAATAACTCCCccacaaagaaagaaggag GAAGAATCACAACTTGCCAAAATTACTCGTGACAGTGCAAAGATAACTGTCGAGCAGGTGCACGGTCTGATGTCACAG GTTATCAAGGACATTCTTTTCAATTCTGTACGTCAATCCAACAAATCTCTCACACAGCCATCTCTCACGGAACCATCTGACCCCGAACCGATGGTTGAAAGTTGA
- the LOC18788310 gene encoding protein KAKU4 isoform X2 — protein MATISRSRQALESRSGGKIVRPRRVAGARTPYDRPRLANPGPENPNWFSRLIYSPTRMIASGAGKIISSVFSPDSSSSSSSEDGTDDEDVDDDDISTQEDDGLNKRNGTSGKLSFFRKEPPATLGKSDNKHVIEQLLMQETFSREECDRLIKIIKSRVVGFTTAEDAENTRPNVDTPDFCGTAVTEAKKWLKERRLGSSSKSDSDHGTCTLNSLMFPQGAEDEGGSPVDVAKLYMRARPPWASPSIKHGELRSPSSTGMQLFNEETPYSIGGNSVSTLKLKRDSRATGSWNIQDEIRRVRSKATEELLRSLPSTRIDWSASTLGNRSTSGYLVDGKQEVEMGDKIHNSKNSIGANMNLSSGVTTSYGSNVSEKTQYELQKEALPLPAIISSEQNQDSDVAAIDGKGGSQNALEGVLTTGQRLKASEDMKTAPSLLKGVISVSDLNMISDTVAGDFGGQKNSNWTEQRNTDIGGTSEVGDSKLHDITCSTTGEVTGSRSAYTTNGFPSSVASLSAPDLGIEENPILNGETNPVTSSHEKVAVDLTVEEEAHEFFNNATVEVANKNENDVDGTKENDGVPLSEASIEVPESIENYMDVTKDNDFVTTGSQNSSSMADEYFSQELTQPNSKSTPVVEKQKGKRLSRYNRRGRSRGK, from the exons ATGGCCACCATTTCCAGATCCCGACAAGCCCTGGAGTCCCGATCTGGCGGAAAAATTGTCCGCCCTAGACGAGTCGCCGGTGCCAGGACTCCGTACGACCGGCCGAGATTGGCAAACCCTGGCCCCGAAAACCCTAATTGGTTCTCCAGGCTCATCTACTCCCCTACTCGCATGATTGCCAGCGGCGCTGGGAAGATAATTTCCTCTGTATTTAGCCCTgactcttcctcctcctcttcttcag AGGATGGTACTGACGACGAagatgttgatgatgatgatatttcTACTCAAGAAGATGATGGACTGAATAAG AGGAATGGGACATCAGGAAAGCTCAGTTTCTTTAGGAAGGAGCCCCCAGCAACACTAGGGAAGAGCGACAACAAGCATGTAATTGAACAACTGCTTATGCAGGAGACCTTCTCAAG GGAAGAATGTGATAGGTTAATAAAGATTATTAAATCGAGAGTCGTAGGTTTTACCACTGCTGAAGATGCAGAGAATACAAGACCAA ATGTAGACACGCCTGATTTCTGCGGAACAGCTGTTACGGAGGCAAAAAAATGGTTGAAGGAGAGGAGGTTGGGATCAAGTTCAAAGTCAGATTCGGATCATGGAACCTGCACCTTAAATTCTCTTATGTTCCCACAA GGGGCTGAAGACGAAGGTGGTTCACCAGTGGATGTAGCCAAGCTGTATATGCGGGCACGTCCTCCATGGGCATCTCCTTCTATTAAGCATGGAGAACTGAGATCTCCATCATCAACAGGGATGCAACTTTTCAATGAAGAAACCCCATATTCAATTGGTGGCAATTCTGTGTCTACATTGAAG CTGAAAAGGGACTCCCGTGCCACTGGGTCCTGGAATATCCAGGATGAAATACGAAGAGTGCGATCGAAGGCAACAGAAGAATTGCTGAGGTCCCTACCTTCAACAAGAATTGATTGGTCTGCATCTACTTTAGGAAATAGAAGTACCTCGGGTTATTTGGTGGATGGAAAACAAGAAGTTGAAATGGGAGATAAAATTCACAATTCTAAGAATTCCATAGGTGCAAACATGAACTTGTCCTCTGGAGTAACTACGTCCTATGGCTCCAATG TTTCGGAGAAGACACAGTACGAGTTGCAGAAAGAAGCTTTGCCACTTCCGGCTATTATCAGTTCCGAACAAAATCAG gATTCAGATGTCGCTGCAATTGATGGAAAAGGAG GTTCTCAGAATGCCTTAGAAGGGGTGTTAACCACTGGACAGCGACTTAAGGCATCTGAAGATATGAAGACTGCTCCCAG TTTACTTAAAGGTGTCATATCTGTCTCTGATCTCAATATGATAAG TGATACTGTTGCTGGTGATTTTGGCGGGCAGAAGAACTCTAATTGGACTGAACAGCGAAACACAGACATAGGAGGAACCTCAGAAG TTGGAGATTCAAAATTACATGACATAACCTGTTCAACAACTGGAGAAGTGACTGGATCAAGAAGTGCTTATACCACAAATGGTTTCCCTTCTTCGGTAGCTAG TTTGTCCGCACCAGACTTGGGTATAGAAGAAAACCCTATACTTAATGGGGAAACTAATCCAGTCACCTCAAGCCATGAGAAGGTAGCTGTAGATCTCACTGTGGAGGAAGAAGCCCATGAGTTTTTCAACAATGCTACTGTCGAGGTCgccaataaaaatgaaaatgatgttGATGGAACAAAGGAAAATGACGGCGTGCCTTTGAGTGAAGCTAGTATTGAGGTACCCGAATCGATTGAAAATTATATGGATGTCACAAAGGACAACGATTTTGTTACCACTGGCTCCCAAAACAGCTCTAGTATGGCCGATGAATATTTTTCACAGGAGCTGACCCAGCCGAATTCAAAAAGCACCCCCGTCGTTGAGAAGCAGAAGGGAAAGAGACTCAGCAGATACAACAGGAGAGGCAGGTCACGGGGCAAATGA
- the LOC18788310 gene encoding protein KAKU4 isoform X1, protein MATISRSRQALESRSGGKIVRPRRVAGARTPYDRPRLANPGPENPNWFSRLIYSPTRMIASGAGKIISSVFSPDSSSSSSSEDGTDDEDVDDDDISTQEDDGLNKRNGTSGKLSFFRKEPPATLGKSDNKHVIEQLLMQETFSREECDRLIKIIKSRVVGFTTAEDAENTRPNVDTPDFCGTAVTEAKKWLKERRLGSSSKSDSDHGTCTLNSLMFPQGAEDEGGSPVDVAKLYMRARPPWASPSIKHGELRSPSSTGMQLFNEETPYSIGGNSVSTLKLKRDSRATGSWNIQDEIRRVRSKATEELLRSLPSTRIDWSASTLGNRSTSGYLVDGKQEVEMGDKIHNSKNSIGANMNLSSGVTTSYGSNVSEKTQYELQKEALPLPAIISSEQNQDSDVAAIDGKGGSQNALEGVLTTGQRLKASEDMKTAPSLLKGVISVSDLNMIRHGKLVCDTVAGDFGGQKNSNWTEQRNTDIGGTSEVGDSKLHDITCSTTGEVTGSRSAYTTNGFPSSVASLSAPDLGIEENPILNGETNPVTSSHEKVAVDLTVEEEAHEFFNNATVEVANKNENDVDGTKENDGVPLSEASIEVPESIENYMDVTKDNDFVTTGSQNSSSMADEYFSQELTQPNSKSTPVVEKQKGKRLSRYNRRGRSRGK, encoded by the exons ATGGCCACCATTTCCAGATCCCGACAAGCCCTGGAGTCCCGATCTGGCGGAAAAATTGTCCGCCCTAGACGAGTCGCCGGTGCCAGGACTCCGTACGACCGGCCGAGATTGGCAAACCCTGGCCCCGAAAACCCTAATTGGTTCTCCAGGCTCATCTACTCCCCTACTCGCATGATTGCCAGCGGCGCTGGGAAGATAATTTCCTCTGTATTTAGCCCTgactcttcctcctcctcttcttcag AGGATGGTACTGACGACGAagatgttgatgatgatgatatttcTACTCAAGAAGATGATGGACTGAATAAG AGGAATGGGACATCAGGAAAGCTCAGTTTCTTTAGGAAGGAGCCCCCAGCAACACTAGGGAAGAGCGACAACAAGCATGTAATTGAACAACTGCTTATGCAGGAGACCTTCTCAAG GGAAGAATGTGATAGGTTAATAAAGATTATTAAATCGAGAGTCGTAGGTTTTACCACTGCTGAAGATGCAGAGAATACAAGACCAA ATGTAGACACGCCTGATTTCTGCGGAACAGCTGTTACGGAGGCAAAAAAATGGTTGAAGGAGAGGAGGTTGGGATCAAGTTCAAAGTCAGATTCGGATCATGGAACCTGCACCTTAAATTCTCTTATGTTCCCACAA GGGGCTGAAGACGAAGGTGGTTCACCAGTGGATGTAGCCAAGCTGTATATGCGGGCACGTCCTCCATGGGCATCTCCTTCTATTAAGCATGGAGAACTGAGATCTCCATCATCAACAGGGATGCAACTTTTCAATGAAGAAACCCCATATTCAATTGGTGGCAATTCTGTGTCTACATTGAAG CTGAAAAGGGACTCCCGTGCCACTGGGTCCTGGAATATCCAGGATGAAATACGAAGAGTGCGATCGAAGGCAACAGAAGAATTGCTGAGGTCCCTACCTTCAACAAGAATTGATTGGTCTGCATCTACTTTAGGAAATAGAAGTACCTCGGGTTATTTGGTGGATGGAAAACAAGAAGTTGAAATGGGAGATAAAATTCACAATTCTAAGAATTCCATAGGTGCAAACATGAACTTGTCCTCTGGAGTAACTACGTCCTATGGCTCCAATG TTTCGGAGAAGACACAGTACGAGTTGCAGAAAGAAGCTTTGCCACTTCCGGCTATTATCAGTTCCGAACAAAATCAG gATTCAGATGTCGCTGCAATTGATGGAAAAGGAG GTTCTCAGAATGCCTTAGAAGGGGTGTTAACCACTGGACAGCGACTTAAGGCATCTGAAGATATGAAGACTGCTCCCAG TTTACTTAAAGGTGTCATATCTGTCTCTGATCTCAATATGATAAGGCATGGCAAACTTGTCTG TGATACTGTTGCTGGTGATTTTGGCGGGCAGAAGAACTCTAATTGGACTGAACAGCGAAACACAGACATAGGAGGAACCTCAGAAG TTGGAGATTCAAAATTACATGACATAACCTGTTCAACAACTGGAGAAGTGACTGGATCAAGAAGTGCTTATACCACAAATGGTTTCCCTTCTTCGGTAGCTAG TTTGTCCGCACCAGACTTGGGTATAGAAGAAAACCCTATACTTAATGGGGAAACTAATCCAGTCACCTCAAGCCATGAGAAGGTAGCTGTAGATCTCACTGTGGAGGAAGAAGCCCATGAGTTTTTCAACAATGCTACTGTCGAGGTCgccaataaaaatgaaaatgatgttGATGGAACAAAGGAAAATGACGGCGTGCCTTTGAGTGAAGCTAGTATTGAGGTACCCGAATCGATTGAAAATTATATGGATGTCACAAAGGACAACGATTTTGTTACCACTGGCTCCCAAAACAGCTCTAGTATGGCCGATGAATATTTTTCACAGGAGCTGACCCAGCCGAATTCAAAAAGCACCCCCGTCGTTGAGAAGCAGAAGGGAAAGAGACTCAGCAGATACAACAGGAGAGGCAGGTCACGGGGCAAATGA
- the LOC18788310 gene encoding protein KAKU4 isoform X3, producing the protein MATISRSRQALESRSGGKIVRPRRVAGARTPYDRPRLANPGPENPNWFSRLIYSPTRMIASGAGKIISSVFSPDSSSSSSSEDGTDDEDVDDDDISTQEDDGLNKRNGTSGKLSFFRKEPPATLGKSDNKHVIEQLLMQETFSREECDRLIKIIKSRVVGFTTAEDAENTRPNVDTPDFCGTAVTEAKKWLKERRLGSSSKSDSDHGTCTLNSLMFPQGAEDEGGSPVDVAKLYMRARPPWASPSIKHGELRSPSSTGMQLFNEETPYSIGGNSVSTLKLKRDSRATGSWNIQDEIRRVRSKATEELLRSLPSTRIDWSASTLGNRSTSGYLVDGKQEVEMGDKIHNSKNSIGANMNLSSGVTTSYGSNVSEKTQYELQKEALPLPAIISSEQNQDSDVAAIDGKGGSQNALEGVLTTGQRLKASEDMKTAPSDTVAGDFGGQKNSNWTEQRNTDIGGTSEVGDSKLHDITCSTTGEVTGSRSAYTTNGFPSSVASLSAPDLGIEENPILNGETNPVTSSHEKVAVDLTVEEEAHEFFNNATVEVANKNENDVDGTKENDGVPLSEASIEVPESIENYMDVTKDNDFVTTGSQNSSSMADEYFSQELTQPNSKSTPVVEKQKGKRLSRYNRRGRSRGK; encoded by the exons ATGGCCACCATTTCCAGATCCCGACAAGCCCTGGAGTCCCGATCTGGCGGAAAAATTGTCCGCCCTAGACGAGTCGCCGGTGCCAGGACTCCGTACGACCGGCCGAGATTGGCAAACCCTGGCCCCGAAAACCCTAATTGGTTCTCCAGGCTCATCTACTCCCCTACTCGCATGATTGCCAGCGGCGCTGGGAAGATAATTTCCTCTGTATTTAGCCCTgactcttcctcctcctcttcttcag AGGATGGTACTGACGACGAagatgttgatgatgatgatatttcTACTCAAGAAGATGATGGACTGAATAAG AGGAATGGGACATCAGGAAAGCTCAGTTTCTTTAGGAAGGAGCCCCCAGCAACACTAGGGAAGAGCGACAACAAGCATGTAATTGAACAACTGCTTATGCAGGAGACCTTCTCAAG GGAAGAATGTGATAGGTTAATAAAGATTATTAAATCGAGAGTCGTAGGTTTTACCACTGCTGAAGATGCAGAGAATACAAGACCAA ATGTAGACACGCCTGATTTCTGCGGAACAGCTGTTACGGAGGCAAAAAAATGGTTGAAGGAGAGGAGGTTGGGATCAAGTTCAAAGTCAGATTCGGATCATGGAACCTGCACCTTAAATTCTCTTATGTTCCCACAA GGGGCTGAAGACGAAGGTGGTTCACCAGTGGATGTAGCCAAGCTGTATATGCGGGCACGTCCTCCATGGGCATCTCCTTCTATTAAGCATGGAGAACTGAGATCTCCATCATCAACAGGGATGCAACTTTTCAATGAAGAAACCCCATATTCAATTGGTGGCAATTCTGTGTCTACATTGAAG CTGAAAAGGGACTCCCGTGCCACTGGGTCCTGGAATATCCAGGATGAAATACGAAGAGTGCGATCGAAGGCAACAGAAGAATTGCTGAGGTCCCTACCTTCAACAAGAATTGATTGGTCTGCATCTACTTTAGGAAATAGAAGTACCTCGGGTTATTTGGTGGATGGAAAACAAGAAGTTGAAATGGGAGATAAAATTCACAATTCTAAGAATTCCATAGGTGCAAACATGAACTTGTCCTCTGGAGTAACTACGTCCTATGGCTCCAATG TTTCGGAGAAGACACAGTACGAGTTGCAGAAAGAAGCTTTGCCACTTCCGGCTATTATCAGTTCCGAACAAAATCAG gATTCAGATGTCGCTGCAATTGATGGAAAAGGAG GTTCTCAGAATGCCTTAGAAGGGGTGTTAACCACTGGACAGCGACTTAAGGCATCTGAAGATATGAAGACTGCTCCCAG TGATACTGTTGCTGGTGATTTTGGCGGGCAGAAGAACTCTAATTGGACTGAACAGCGAAACACAGACATAGGAGGAACCTCAGAAG TTGGAGATTCAAAATTACATGACATAACCTGTTCAACAACTGGAGAAGTGACTGGATCAAGAAGTGCTTATACCACAAATGGTTTCCCTTCTTCGGTAGCTAG TTTGTCCGCACCAGACTTGGGTATAGAAGAAAACCCTATACTTAATGGGGAAACTAATCCAGTCACCTCAAGCCATGAGAAGGTAGCTGTAGATCTCACTGTGGAGGAAGAAGCCCATGAGTTTTTCAACAATGCTACTGTCGAGGTCgccaataaaaatgaaaatgatgttGATGGAACAAAGGAAAATGACGGCGTGCCTTTGAGTGAAGCTAGTATTGAGGTACCCGAATCGATTGAAAATTATATGGATGTCACAAAGGACAACGATTTTGTTACCACTGGCTCCCAAAACAGCTCTAGTATGGCCGATGAATATTTTTCACAGGAGCTGACCCAGCCGAATTCAAAAAGCACCCCCGTCGTTGAGAAGCAGAAGGGAAAGAGACTCAGCAGATACAACAGGAGAGGCAGGTCACGGGGCAAATGA
- the LOC18789567 gene encoding cytoplasmic 60S subunit biogenesis factor REI1 homolog 1 — protein sequence MPGLTCNACNKELVDDAEQKLHYKSEWHRYNLKRKVAGVPGVTETLFIARQDALAQEKNGLSETPMLYSCGLCGKGYRSSKAHAEHLKSRSHILRASQGTSDQEEKAIIRPLPSRVVNKAPPKRQESDEETEESEDEWEEVDSDEDLVGETAKSLTEMNVDEHASNEDMDEDDFEELDPSCCFMCDLEHDTIESCMVHMHKQHGFFIPDIEYLKDPKGLLTYLGLKVKRDLLCLYCNDRRHPFNSLEAVRKHMSAKSHCKVHYGDGDDEEEAELEEFYDYSSSYVDEAGKQLVVSGDMANSVELGSGGSELIITRRSDDGTSTKTLGSREYLRYYRQKLRPSPTNGTAITAALASRYKSMGLATVQSKERMVRMKVLKEMRRSGVEAMRSKMGMKSNVIRNLPKNCTY from the exons atgcCAGGCCTAACATGCAACGCCTGCAACAAAGAGTTGGTGGACGACGCGGAGCAAAAGCTCCATTACAAGTCTGAATGGCACCGCTACAATCTCAAGCGCAAG GTAGCCGGTGTTCCCGGGGTGACAGAAACATTATTTATAGCAAGACAAGATGCCCTCGCCCAGGAGAAAAATGGTTTAAGTGAAACCCCGATGCTCTACAGTTGTGGTCTTTGTGGCAAAGGGTATAGAAGTTCTAAGGCTCATGCTGAGCATCTCAAATCACGAAGTCACATTCTGAGGGCCTCTCAAGGGACCAGTGATCAAGAAGAGAAGGCAATAATTAGGCCACTTCCCAGTCGTGTTGTGAATAAAGCTCCCCCCAAAAGACAGGAAAGTGATGAGGAAACTGAAGAAAGTGAAGATGAGTGGGAGGAGGTTGATTCTGACGAAGACTTGGTTGGTGAGACTGCAAAATCTTTGACTGAAATGAACGTAGATGAGCATGCCTCCAATGAGGATATGGATGAAGATGACTTTGAGGAGTTGGATCCATCCTGTTGCTTTATGTGCGATCTAGAGCATGATACCATTGAAAGCTGCATGGTTCACATGCACAAACAACATGGATTCTTCATTCCTGATATTGAGTATTTAAAGGATCCAAAAGGCCTCCTTACTTATCTTGGTCTTAAG GTTAAAAGGGATCTTTTGTGTCTGTACTGCAATGATAGGCGCCATCCTTTTAACAGTTTGGAAGCAGTTAGGAAGCATATGTCGGCAAAAAGCCATTGCAAGGTACATTATGGCGATGGTGACGATGAAGAAGAAGCCGAGTTGGAAGAGTTCTATGATTACAGCAGCAG TTATGTGGATGAGGCTGGCAAGCAATTGGTTGTATCAGGTGATATGGCAAACAGCGTAGAACTTGGGAGTGGTGGCTCTGAGCTCATCATTACTAGAAGATCTGATGATGGCACATCAACCAAAACACTTGGTTCCCGGGAATATTTGCGCTATTATCGCCAGAAGCTGCGTCCATCACCTACAAATGGTACCGCCATTACAGCTGCATTAGCCTCAAG GTACAAGAGCATGGGGTTGGCGACTGTGCAGTCAAAAGAACGAATGGTCAGGATGAAGGTACTGAAGGAAATGAGAAGATCGGGAGTGGAGGCTATGCGCAGTAAGATGGGAATGAAAAGCAACGTCATCCGGAACCTGCCCAAGAATTGCACATATTAG